The Nocardia arthritidis genome has a window encoding:
- a CDS encoding alpha/beta hydrolase, with amino-acid sequence MYSEEVVFDAGDQKLAGTMIYADNGRRPSIAHLHGLGPTASRHQVRYLLDPLAEHGYGSLTFEYSGNGDSTGVMEESCIARRMAETLAAVSLLDPDEPPLLIGGSMGCHLAASLVPTIKPRGLVFFVPAAYPGGAEHLVFDENRARAGNYADSAAFAGMREFDGDLLIIAGKHDQIVPSDVVGGYLDSARNARSTEVIWLEGDHFVHRWLPGPDWATERAAVQEALLRFVSTDYARR; translated from the coding sequence GTGTACAGCGAAGAAGTGGTCTTCGACGCGGGGGACCAGAAGCTGGCGGGGACGATGATCTACGCCGACAACGGGCGCAGGCCGAGCATCGCGCACCTGCACGGCCTCGGGCCAACCGCGAGCAGGCACCAGGTTCGGTACCTGTTGGACCCCTTGGCCGAACACGGCTACGGCTCGTTGACCTTCGAATATTCCGGCAACGGTGACAGCACCGGCGTGATGGAGGAGTCCTGCATCGCCCGGCGAATGGCGGAAACCCTTGCCGCCGTGTCACTTCTGGACCCCGACGAACCGCCGCTGCTGATCGGCGGCAGTATGGGCTGCCACCTCGCGGCCAGCCTCGTCCCGACCATCAAGCCCCGTGGTCTGGTGTTCTTCGTGCCCGCCGCCTATCCGGGTGGCGCCGAACATCTGGTGTTCGACGAAAATCGGGCCAGGGCGGGCAATTACGCCGATTCCGCGGCCTTCGCCGGTATGCGGGAATTCGACGGTGATCTGCTGATCATCGCCGGTAAACACGATCAAATAGTGCCGTCCGATGTGGTCGGCGGATATCTGGACAGCGCGCGCAACGCTCGCTCCACCGAGGTGATCTGGCTGGAGGGCGATCATTTCGTGCATCGCTGGCTGCCAGGACCCGACTGGGCCACCGAGCGCGCCGCCGTACAGGAGGCGCTGCTGCGCTTCGTTTCCACCGACTACGCCCGACGGTGA
- a CDS encoding MFS transporter — protein MRPNTSQAPSTALVLTALAAGFGMASLDVSVVNLAGPRIEADLGASLTQLTWIIDGYVLTFSSLLLLAGGLANRFGIRRIYLIGLVLFILASAWCAGARDPGMLIAARMTQGVAAAMFMPSSMALLVNMFPDPVRRAKLLGIWSAMIATTLALGPSLGGFLVNWFGWPSIFLVNLPIGLMGLVLTVRHIPPMPPKDVVIPFRGNVLSIVILSALCFVLIEGVHLGWTAPPILAGLAVAISGGIALVMNERRCATGVMPWEMFRIPEFGGANTIGFLFNFAQFGSYFVLSIYFQQVCGMSPVAAGLALLPMTFAIPFANIFYAWISRRVPDGKLLTICLTTATLGTAGLALVSTPAAAYLLVAVFGCLANLGSGVVSPAMTATLFNAAGVDRSAAAGAALNTNRQIGTLVGIASTGTLLGLGFGTATDVRIAFAVMTVVYLAAIAAAYLRVLTPRRTPVRPAALAR, from the coding sequence ATGCGCCCCAACACTTCTCAGGCGCCGTCAACGGCTCTCGTGCTCACCGCGCTGGCGGCCGGCTTCGGCATGGCCTCGCTCGACGTCAGCGTGGTGAACCTGGCGGGCCCGCGCATCGAGGCCGATCTCGGCGCCTCGCTCACCCAGCTCACCTGGATCATCGACGGCTACGTGCTGACCTTCTCCTCGCTGCTGCTGCTCGCGGGCGGGTTGGCGAATCGGTTCGGTATCCGCCGGATCTATCTGATCGGGTTGGTGCTGTTCATCCTCGCCTCGGCCTGGTGTGCCGGGGCGCGGGATCCTGGCATGCTCATCGCCGCCCGGATGACGCAGGGTGTCGCGGCGGCGATGTTCATGCCGAGCTCGATGGCCTTGCTGGTCAACATGTTTCCCGATCCGGTCCGGCGCGCGAAACTGCTCGGGATCTGGTCGGCGATGATCGCAACCACGCTGGCGCTGGGACCGTCCCTCGGCGGATTCCTGGTGAACTGGTTCGGCTGGCCGAGCATCTTCCTGGTGAATCTGCCGATCGGGTTGATGGGGCTGGTGCTCACCGTCCGCCACATTCCGCCGATGCCGCCGAAGGATGTCGTTATCCCGTTCCGCGGCAATGTGCTCAGCATCGTGATCCTGTCGGCGCTGTGCTTCGTGTTGATCGAGGGCGTGCACCTGGGCTGGACCGCACCGCCCATCCTGGCCGGGCTCGCGGTGGCGATCTCGGGTGGTATCGCGTTGGTGATGAACGAACGTCGTTGCGCGACAGGCGTGATGCCGTGGGAGATGTTCCGGATACCGGAGTTCGGCGGCGCCAATACGATCGGCTTCCTGTTCAACTTCGCCCAGTTCGGTTCGTATTTCGTGCTGTCGATCTATTTCCAGCAGGTCTGCGGCATGAGCCCGGTGGCCGCCGGATTGGCGCTGCTGCCGATGACCTTCGCCATCCCGTTCGCGAACATCTTCTACGCGTGGATCTCTCGCCGGGTGCCGGACGGCAAACTGCTGACGATCTGCCTCACCACCGCGACCCTGGGGACAGCCGGGCTCGCGCTGGTCTCGACCCCGGCGGCCGCATATCTGCTGGTGGCCGTCTTCGGCTGCCTGGCGAATCTGGGTTCGGGTGTCGTGTCACCGGCGATGACCGCGACACTGTTCAACGCGGCGGGCGTCGATCGCTCGGCGGCGGCGGGCGCGGCGCTGAACACCAACCGGCAGATCGGCACGCTGGTCGGCATCGCAAGCACCGGAACGCTTTTGGGACTTGGCTTCGGTACGGCCACCGATGTGCGCATCGCGTTCGCCGTAATGACCGTCGTCTACCTGGCCGCCATCGCGGCCGCCTACCTCCGCGTGCTGACCCCCCGCCGCACGCCGGTTCGTCCGGCGGCATTGGCTCGGTGA
- a CDS encoding GNAT family N-acetyltransferase, which produces MATPTIRPATLSDEPALARINWRTWSPISEITPRPVPETPFFGESTRPEQCLIAEFDGQSVGYVRLVQPIPVASVAHVRQIQGLAVETHVRGRGIGGALLEAAVAETRRQGANRLTLRVLATNTNARRLYERMGFVVEGVLRGEFHIDGAYVDDILMARGV; this is translated from the coding sequence GTGGCCACACCGACCATCCGCCCCGCGACACTGTCCGACGAGCCCGCGCTGGCTCGAATCAATTGGCGCACTTGGTCGCCGATCAGCGAGATAACGCCGCGCCCGGTCCCCGAGACCCCGTTCTTCGGTGAATCCACCCGGCCCGAGCAGTGCCTCATCGCCGAATTCGACGGGCAGTCCGTCGGATATGTGCGCCTGGTTCAGCCCATACCGGTCGCCAGCGTCGCGCATGTCCGGCAGATCCAGGGGCTGGCGGTCGAAACGCATGTCCGCGGTCGCGGGATCGGCGGCGCGCTGCTCGAAGCGGCGGTAGCCGAAACTCGACGCCAGGGCGCGAACCGGCTGACCCTGCGCGTACTCGCTACCAACACCAACGCGCGCCGACTGTATGAGCGAATGGGCTTCGTCGTCGAAGGCGTGCTGCGCGGTGAGTTCCACATCGACGGTGCGTATGTCGACGACATCCTGATGGCGCGTGGCGTCTGA
- a CDS encoding AMP-binding protein — protein sequence MSDEVTDVINAISRNQSRDTKHRIHYVIDGQPHSLTLAELDAKAIKVAHRLRELGVGPRDRVGIISPNRIEWVLLDLAVLKLGAVIAPFESDRFDPEKVGGDFGLAVVFAERAADSGDVLPMTTIAEWADGPEGEPLQPHSGYDPADICAIKFTSGSTGTPKGLEATVVSINSDITAVQEMFHHTDGDNLLSFMGMWFLQQRYWVYSALMYGHDITISTYEAALEVAALTAPTVVMGVPGFYEELLERLETTGPTADLDKRRERIQQELGGRVRYLWTGSAPPRRALLDFFNDCGVPLYEGYGLTEVCIVAKNHPGAVRLGSVGKLLPGKTVRIAADGTMIFGSSHPVNIRYTWAAPHVNEQTFLPTGEVKTSDIGYLDEDGFLFVRGRLDEAFSLTTGRTVYVRTIEERLRAHPDIHECVLYGADRSYLTVIISPAVPDPDHAALRRFIVECNEGVPHEERVHAVVLAPERFSIQNGLLTMQLKLRRRDIHARFANELAAVYREPDPGPADPLLIVAE from the coding sequence ATGTCCGATGAGGTCACCGACGTCATCAATGCGATTTCCCGCAATCAGAGCCGGGATACGAAACATCGCATCCACTATGTCATCGACGGCCAACCGCATTCGCTGACGCTGGCCGAACTCGACGCGAAGGCGATCAAGGTGGCCCATCGGCTGCGCGAGCTCGGGGTCGGACCGCGCGACCGGGTGGGCATCATCTCCCCGAACCGGATCGAATGGGTGCTGCTGGACCTGGCGGTGCTGAAGCTCGGCGCGGTGATCGCCCCCTTCGAATCCGATCGCTTCGATCCCGAAAAGGTCGGCGGCGACTTCGGTCTCGCGGTGGTGTTCGCCGAGCGGGCCGCCGACAGCGGCGACGTGCTGCCGATGACGACGATCGCCGAATGGGCCGATGGGCCGGAAGGTGAACCGCTGCAACCGCATTCGGGCTACGACCCGGCCGATATCTGCGCGATCAAATTCACCTCGGGCAGTACCGGTACGCCGAAGGGGCTGGAAGCGACGGTGGTGAGCATCAACAGCGATATCACCGCCGTACAGGAGATGTTCCACCACACCGACGGGGACAACCTGCTGTCCTTCATGGGCATGTGGTTTCTGCAGCAACGCTATTGGGTCTACTCGGCGCTGATGTACGGACACGACATCACCATCTCGACCTACGAGGCGGCCCTCGAGGTCGCGGCGCTGACCGCGCCGACGGTGGTCATGGGCGTGCCCGGCTTCTACGAGGAACTGCTGGAACGGCTCGAAACCACCGGTCCGACAGCGGATCTCGACAAGCGGCGGGAGCGGATCCAGCAGGAACTCGGCGGGCGCGTCCGCTACCTCTGGACGGGTTCGGCGCCGCCGCGGCGGGCGCTGCTGGATTTCTTCAACGACTGCGGCGTTCCGCTGTACGAGGGTTACGGCCTCACCGAGGTGTGCATCGTCGCGAAGAACCATCCCGGTGCGGTTCGCCTGGGCAGTGTCGGAAAGTTGTTGCCGGGCAAGACCGTTCGCATCGCCGCCGATGGCACGATGATCTTCGGCAGCAGCCATCCGGTGAATATCCGCTACACCTGGGCCGCGCCGCACGTCAACGAGCAGACCTTCCTGCCGACCGGCGAGGTCAAGACCAGCGATATCGGCTACCTGGACGAGGATGGCTTCCTGTTCGTCCGCGGCCGGCTGGACGAGGCGTTCTCGTTGACCACCGGCCGCACGGTGTACGTCCGCACGATCGAGGAGCGGCTGCGCGCCCATCCGGACATTCACGAATGCGTGCTGTACGGCGCGGACCGCAGCTATTTGACCGTCATCATCTCACCCGCCGTGCCGGATCCGGACCATGCGGCGCTGCGGCGGTTCATCGTCGAATGCAACGAGGGGGTGCCACACGAGGAGCGCGTGCATGCCGTCGTGCTGGCACCCGAGCGGTTCTCCATCCAAAATGGGCTGCTGACAATGCAATTGAAGCTGCGGCGGCGGGATATCCACGCGCGCTTCGCAAACGAACTGGCGGCGGTGTACCGGGAACCGGATCCCGGTCCGGCCGACCCGCTGCTGATCGTCGCCGAATGA
- a CDS encoding GNAT family N-acetyltransferase — translation MSWDKLKDLVLVNDRVELRRVRFTDRPGFERIVFDPEIWKYFVARVGTQDELDDFLESAVVDTLRGTRIVFAIIDRASGEIVGSSAYGNLAEAERRVEIGWSWLGAQARRTGINRAAKFALLEHAFDELDCERVEFKTDVLNTPARTALSRLGATEEGVLRSFNYMPGGRRRDVIYYSILRREWPDVRVNLRGVAGA, via the coding sequence ATGAGCTGGGACAAGTTGAAGGATCTCGTACTGGTGAACGACCGGGTCGAGCTGCGCCGGGTGCGGTTCACCGATCGCCCGGGTTTCGAACGCATCGTATTCGACCCCGAGATCTGGAAGTACTTCGTCGCGCGTGTCGGCACGCAGGACGAACTGGACGATTTCCTCGAATCCGCCGTCGTGGACACCCTGCGCGGCACCAGGATCGTCTTCGCCATCATCGACCGCGCCAGCGGCGAAATCGTCGGCAGCTCGGCATACGGCAACCTGGCCGAAGCGGAGCGCCGGGTGGAGATCGGCTGGTCGTGGCTGGGTGCGCAGGCCCGGCGCACGGGTATCAACCGCGCGGCCAAATTCGCCCTGCTGGAGCACGCCTTCGACGAACTCGACTGTGAGCGAGTGGAATTCAAAACCGACGTGCTGAACACCCCGGCGCGGACCGCGCTCAGCAGGCTCGGCGCCACCGAGGAGGGCGTGCTGCGCAGCTTCAACTACATGCCCGGCGGGCGGCGGCGCGACGTCATCTACTACAGCATCCTGCGCCGCGAATGGCCCGATGTGCGCGTCAACCTGCGCGGCGTCGCCGGTGCGTGA
- a CDS encoding NAD(P)/FAD-dependent oxidoreductase, producing MTDFDVIVIGGGIIGCLVAREVIARGMDVSVALLDRDLVGSGASRRSAGLHFPRGASARVRAMTAVSQDYYQRLRRDHPDLPIHPLEMSVLARESEGVDRYYLDRANATRVAGLPGDSVPVPPGMGVWNVDGGHYADVAALVVALTAELRQRVHIRESTAVTAVEPGRDEVVVRLGTGETLCAATVFLAPGPWVHAPAWRAVTAPLAVRVKLVAAMHIDQAPTASDRVIVFQDPDAFLLPMAHRGHWLFSFTSQQWDVEPDALTGGASAACLAEGRDVLAAVAPRLAARATAGRVFCDAYSPNREPLIRALDPDRRVIFAGAANGSGYRLAPAIAAEAVDLLSIGPARRPLHVDHPIRSR from the coding sequence ATGACCGATTTCGATGTGATCGTCATCGGCGGTGGCATCATCGGCTGCCTCGTCGCGCGCGAGGTCATCGCCCGTGGAATGGATGTCTCGGTCGCGCTGCTGGACCGGGACCTGGTGGGCTCGGGCGCCAGCAGGCGCTCGGCCGGTCTGCACTTCCCGCGCGGCGCCAGCGCGCGGGTACGCGCGATGACGGCCGTCAGCCAGGACTATTACCAGCGGCTTCGGCGCGATCACCCGGATTTGCCGATTCACCCGCTGGAGATGTCGGTGCTCGCTCGCGAGTCCGAAGGCGTGGATCGGTACTACCTCGATCGCGCCAATGCGACTCGGGTCGCCGGACTGCCGGGCGATTCCGTACCGGTCCCGCCGGGGATGGGTGTGTGGAATGTCGATGGCGGCCATTACGCCGACGTGGCCGCACTGGTGGTGGCATTGACCGCGGAACTGCGCCAACGGGTCCATATCCGGGAGTCGACCGCCGTCACCGCGGTCGAGCCGGGCCGGGACGAGGTCGTCGTTCGGCTGGGTACCGGCGAAACCTTGTGTGCCGCAACAGTTTTCCTGGCACCGGGACCATGGGTGCACGCTCCGGCCTGGCGGGCGGTCACCGCACCGCTCGCGGTGCGGGTGAAGCTGGTGGCCGCCATGCACATCGATCAGGCGCCGACGGCATCCGACCGCGTGATCGTATTCCAGGACCCCGACGCGTTCCTGCTGCCGATGGCGCATCGCGGTCACTGGCTGTTCAGCTTCACCAGTCAGCAGTGGGATGTCGAACCGGATGCGCTCACCGGCGGCGCGAGCGCGGCCTGCCTGGCGGAAGGCCGCGACGTCCTCGCCGCGGTCGCACCGCGACTGGCCGCGCGGGCCACCGCTGGCCGCGTGTTCTGCGACGCGTACAGCCCGAACCGGGAACCGCTGATACGGGCGCTCGACCCGGACCGGCGCGTGATTTTTGCGGGCGCCGCCAACGGCTCCGGTTACCGATTGGCCCCCGCCATCGCGGCGGAGGCCGTCGATCTGCTCTCTATCGGACCTGCGAGGAGACCCCTTCATGTTGATCACCCGATACGATCCCGCTGA
- a CDS encoding class I tRNA ligase family protein: MLITRYDPAELSAAFGIDMSSEHGFGLGAGWGRVLPGGASLPHQHDETEMFVIVSGSGELVVDGKSIPAAPGTVARFEPFETHVVRNTGADDLVFFDMYWRDPAEAVAASSVHRRRFDERPVFVFSTPATPNGDLHLGHLSGPYFGADVFVRFQRLNGVEAWHLTGSDDYQSYVVDRAAADGRSPAEVAAHFGAEIAATLELLDIVPDQFIKTDADDTYRADLQRFFSRVVASGSVDVVAAPALFDPETGEYLYEGRVAGRCPGCGAGTAGNICEQCGEPNLCVDLADPRLKRTDASPRVGEIGRFSLPLHEFRKDIASHHSLGRVPARLRELANRVFGRDRLDLPITHPAAWGVPPAETAVDGQVIWVWPEMAYGFLHGIEVLGRRLGRPWRAASPEQDWKIVHFFGYDNSFYHSLLYPVLYKLAYPGWEPDIDYHVNEFYLLHNEKFSTSRKHAIWGKQAVRPGNVDAMRFHLARTRPEGRRTNFSPAEYNSTLRDTLIGSWQRWLHDLGTRVREGYGGAAPDAGVWTPEHTAFLARLAARRSAVTTSLGQDGFSLNQAAAELDGIVADAVRFGELERAVTGIDLWRDEARTAIALELAAAQLLARCALPVMPRFAARLAAALGIAPTKSWPHTVELVAPGTSIDLAVDFFPADGVLEESNVR; the protein is encoded by the coding sequence ATGTTGATCACCCGATACGATCCCGCTGAGTTGTCCGCCGCGTTCGGCATCGATATGAGTTCGGAGCACGGCTTCGGGCTGGGGGCGGGCTGGGGCCGGGTGCTGCCCGGCGGGGCCAGCCTGCCGCATCAGCACGACGAGACCGAGATGTTCGTAATCGTCAGTGGCAGTGGCGAACTCGTGGTCGACGGCAAGTCGATTCCGGCCGCGCCCGGCACGGTGGCCAGATTCGAGCCGTTCGAGACCCACGTCGTCCGCAACACCGGTGCGGACGACCTCGTCTTCTTCGATATGTACTGGCGCGATCCCGCCGAGGCGGTCGCGGCCAGTTCGGTGCACCGCAGGCGATTCGACGAGCGACCCGTGTTCGTATTCTCCACGCCCGCAACACCGAACGGCGATCTGCACCTCGGGCACCTGTCGGGCCCGTACTTCGGCGCCGACGTATTCGTTCGATTCCAGCGGCTCAACGGCGTCGAAGCCTGGCACCTCACCGGAAGTGACGACTATCAGAGTTACGTCGTCGACCGGGCGGCGGCCGACGGGCGGTCGCCCGCCGAGGTCGCGGCGCACTTCGGCGCCGAGATAGCGGCGACGCTGGAACTGCTCGATATCGTGCCCGACCAGTTCATAAAGACCGATGCGGACGACACCTACCGGGCCGATCTGCAGCGCTTCTTCTCCAGGGTCGTCGCCTCGGGATCGGTCGATGTTGTTGCCGCACCGGCCTTATTCGATCCCGAGACCGGCGAGTACCTGTACGAGGGCCGGGTCGCCGGGCGCTGTCCCGGCTGCGGCGCGGGCACGGCGGGCAATATCTGCGAGCAGTGCGGTGAGCCGAATCTCTGTGTCGACCTTGCCGATCCGCGGCTGAAGCGGACCGACGCCAGCCCCCGGGTCGGTGAGATCGGCCGATTCTCCTTGCCGCTACACGAGTTTCGCAAGGACATCGCCTCGCATCACAGTCTGGGCCGGGTGCCTGCGCGGCTGCGCGAACTCGCGAATCGAGTGTTCGGCCGCGATCGGCTGGATCTGCCGATCACCCATCCGGCCGCCTGGGGCGTCCCGCCCGCCGAAACGGCGGTGGATGGTCAGGTCATCTGGGTCTGGCCCGAGATGGCGTACGGCTTCCTGCACGGCATAGAGGTGCTCGGGCGACGGCTCGGCCGTCCGTGGCGCGCCGCGTCGCCGGAGCAGGACTGGAAGATCGTGCACTTCTTCGGCTACGACAACAGCTTCTACCATTCGCTGCTCTACCCGGTGCTGTACAAGCTGGCCTATCCGGGTTGGGAGCCGGATATCGATTACCACGTCAACGAGTTCTACCTGCTGCACAACGAGAAGTTCTCGACCAGCCGCAAGCATGCGATCTGGGGTAAGCAGGCGGTGCGCCCCGGCAATGTCGACGCGATGCGATTCCACCTCGCCCGCACCCGGCCCGAGGGCAGGCGCACGAATTTTTCTCCGGCGGAATACAATTCGACGCTGCGCGATACGCTCATCGGCTCGTGGCAGCGCTGGCTGCACGATCTCGGCACGCGGGTGCGGGAGGGCTACGGCGGCGCGGCGCCGGATGCCGGAGTGTGGACGCCGGAGCATACGGCCTTCTTGGCCAGGCTGGCGGCCCGCCGCTCAGCTGTCACGACAAGCCTTGGCCAGGACGGCTTTTCGCTGAACCAGGCCGCCGCCGAACTCGACGGGATCGTGGCCGACGCGGTTCGGTTCGGCGAGTTGGAGCGCGCCGTCACCGGAATCGACCTGTGGCGGGACGAGGCGCGTACCGCCATCGCACTGGAACTGGCCGCGGCCCAGCTGCTCGCCCGCTGCGCGCTGCCGGTCATGCCGCGGTTCGCGGCCCGGCTGGCGGCCGCGCTCGGCATCGCGCCGACGAAGAGCTGGCCGCACACGGTCGAATTGGTCGCGCCGGGAACATCGATCGATCTCGCGGTCGATTTCTTCCCCGCCGACGGCGTTTTGGAGGAAAGCAATGTCCGATGA
- a CDS encoding MFS transporter, which yields MRSIGNASSTAARPGVALAAVTAVLFVTFLDTTVVSVALGDIRHDLGTNVTLLQWVVNAYTVVFAGLMLAGGSLGDHWGRKRVMAAGLVIFCAGSVVAALAASVPVLVAGRAIMGVGAAASEPGTLSVLRHIFPEERARARALGVWAAVSGLALAAGPVLGGALVHTYGWRSIFWFNLVIGVVALAAALWSIPESADPRSGPVDWAGFLLGATFLGSVIYATTEGGDRGFTEPSVIALYALGAVAGAGFVAVETRAPAPMLDFRYLRLPTVRSALVVAFAVYFGVFSIFFFTTAYLQVMQAYSAAHTATVFAPMAVAIIAGSLAAGVWVARRGAPIPMIAGCVVGAGGILLTRHTLAAPPHDLSLAAAMAVAGFGFGIAVVPLTSAVLSGVPAAHSGMAAAVTNTMRQVGSAVGVAVLGALVNSFLTSDLKARMTELGLPPTLQLNAIDAAERGRIPKGADLAPYLKYLSKVSEIIATGKSAFHHGLDVALLVSAILILAAAAFTALETARHAKNGLVQQHSD from the coding sequence GTGAGGTCGATCGGCAATGCATCGAGCACGGCGGCACGGCCGGGCGTCGCACTGGCGGCGGTTACCGCCGTACTGTTCGTCACTTTCCTCGACACAACGGTCGTCAGCGTCGCGCTCGGTGATATCCGGCATGACCTGGGTACGAACGTGACACTGCTGCAGTGGGTGGTCAACGCATACACCGTGGTTTTCGCCGGTCTCATGTTGGCGGGCGGGTCGCTCGGTGACCATTGGGGACGCAAGCGGGTGATGGCCGCCGGATTGGTGATCTTCTGTGCCGGATCGGTGGTCGCGGCGCTCGCGGCCAGTGTTCCGGTGCTGGTCGCCGGGCGCGCGATCATGGGCGTCGGTGCGGCCGCGTCGGAGCCGGGCACGCTTTCGGTGCTGCGGCATATCTTTCCCGAGGAGCGGGCGCGCGCCCGGGCGCTCGGCGTCTGGGCGGCGGTATCCGGACTAGCGCTGGCCGCCGGACCGGTGTTGGGCGGAGCGCTGGTGCACACGTACGGATGGCGTTCGATCTTCTGGTTCAACCTGGTGATCGGGGTGGTGGCGCTGGCCGCGGCGCTGTGGTCGATCCCGGAAAGCGCCGACCCGCGCTCGGGGCCGGTCGACTGGGCCGGATTCCTGCTCGGCGCAACGTTTCTCGGTTCGGTGATCTACGCGACGACCGAGGGCGGAGATCGCGGCTTCACCGAGCCTTCGGTGATCGCGCTGTATGCCCTCGGCGCTGTCGCGGGCGCCGGATTCGTCGCCGTCGAAACGCGGGCCCCCGCGCCCATGCTGGACTTCCGGTACCTGCGCCTGCCGACGGTGCGCAGTGCGTTGGTCGTCGCCTTCGCCGTCTATTTCGGCGTCTTCTCGATCTTCTTCTTCACCACGGCGTATCTGCAAGTGATGCAAGCGTATTCGGCCGCGCACACGGCGACGGTCTTCGCGCCGATGGCCGTCGCGATCATCGCGGGATCGCTGGCGGCGGGAGTCTGGGTGGCCCGGCGCGGCGCACCGATTCCCATGATCGCCGGATGTGTGGTCGGCGCGGGTGGGATCTTGCTTACGCGCCACACCCTGGCCGCACCACCGCACGATCTATCGCTGGCCGCCGCGATGGCCGTGGCCGGATTCGGATTCGGCATCGCCGTCGTGCCGTTGACCTCGGCGGTGCTGTCCGGAGTGCCCGCGGCTCATTCCGGTATGGCCGCCGCGGTGACCAATACGATGCGTCAGGTCGGATCGGCCGTCGGTGTCGCCGTGCTGGGCGCGCTGGTGAACTCGTTCCTCACCTCCGATCTGAAGGCGCGAATGACCGAGTTGGGACTGCCACCCACCTTGCAGCTCAACGCGATTGATGCCGCCGAACGCGGCCGCATACCCAAGGGCGCCGACCTCGCCCCGTATCTGAAATACCTCTCGAAGGTCTCCGAGATAATCGCGACCGGGAAGTCCGCATTCCATCACGGACTCGATGTGGCCCTGCTGGTTTCGGCGATACTGATCCTCGCCGCGGCGGCGTTCACCGCGCTCGAAACGGCACGCCATGCGAAAAACGGCTTGGTGCAACAGCATTCGGATTGA
- a CDS encoding cupin-like domain-containing protein: protein MVSEDNILRRHDQASIDLVENGFREGPFADAIRTAPTLATRTGLTKAEFDREYREQLRPVVLKGFVSHWTSVQTWSFEHLLALAGDAEVTMDSVRGTPTRRVTFAEFVNLMKVNEVPDAEPLHLQEWYYQTNAPQLVPELPELEIAQYDFRRNLYGDKASVNHQLWVGQHGGITRMHQDSYSVDVMHAQIVGTKRWHVMGPHARLTRDANGEPDWAALVADPHTELHIFDLEPGDVLYLPANWYHRIELLTDSIGLGRKCLDEKNLQMHVRQRMNELLALLLNYDEVAQTHPELVPILMLRSRALAKQMDLDLSRLRP, encoded by the coding sequence ATGGTTTCCGAGGACAACATTCTCCGGCGACACGACCAGGCGAGCATCGATCTTGTCGAGAACGGCTTCCGCGAAGGCCCATTCGCCGATGCCATCCGAACCGCGCCGACGCTGGCGACCCGCACCGGGCTGACCAAGGCGGAATTCGACCGGGAATATCGTGAGCAGCTGCGGCCGGTGGTATTGAAAGGCTTCGTCTCCCACTGGACTTCGGTGCAGACCTGGTCCTTCGAGCATCTGCTCGCGCTGGCCGGCGACGCCGAGGTGACAATGGACAGCGTGCGCGGAACACCCACGCGCCGAGTCACTTTCGCGGAATTCGTCAACCTGATGAAGGTCAACGAGGTTCCGGACGCCGAGCCGCTGCATCTGCAGGAGTGGTACTACCAGACCAACGCCCCCCAACTGGTGCCCGAACTGCCCGAACTGGAGATCGCGCAATACGACTTCCGGCGAAATCTCTACGGCGACAAGGCATCTGTCAACCATCAGCTGTGGGTCGGCCAGCACGGCGGCATCACCCGGATGCATCAGGACTCGTATTCGGTCGATGTGATGCACGCGCAGATCGTCGGCACGAAGCGCTGGCACGTCATGGGGCCGCACGCCCGGCTGACCCGCGACGCGAACGGCGAGCCGGATTGGGCCGCGCTGGTGGCCGATCCGCATACCGAGCTGCACATCTTCGATCTCGAACCCGGTGACGTGCTGTACCTCCCGGCGAACTGGTACCACCGGATCGAGCTGCTCACCGATTCGATCGGGCTCGGGCGTAAATGCTTGGACGAGAAGAACCTTCAGATGCACGTTCGTCAGCGGATGAACGAACTGCTGGCGCTGCTGTTGAATTACGACGAGGTGGCGCAAACGCATCCGGAGCTCGTGCCGATCCTGATGCTGCGCAGCCGGGCGCTGGCCAAGCAGATGGATCTCGACCTGTCCCGTTTGCGTCCCTAG
- a CDS encoding PadR family transcriptional regulator: protein MHCRSTSPAQANRERHGRQRSINFPAWRGIRQRGKETSVRLNFGALYAVVESLEREELIKATGTEQDGNRPTRTVYDITEAGVDELRDWLRAWVGDPEKEYPRFLAALSFLPVLPPEEAVELLRRRITLLDKRIVDA, encoded by the coding sequence ATGCATTGCCGATCGACCTCACCGGCACAGGCTAATCGCGAGCGCCACGGCCGCCAGCGGTCCATCAACTTCCCGGCGTGGCGGGGGATTCGGCAGCGTGGGAAAGAGACGTCGGTACGGCTGAATTTCGGGGCGCTGTACGCGGTGGTCGAGTCGCTGGAACGGGAAGAGCTCATCAAGGCCACCGGTACCGAGCAGGACGGCAATCGGCCGACCCGGACGGTGTATGACATCACCGAAGCCGGTGTCGACGAGCTGCGGGACTGGTTGCGGGCATGGGTGGGCGACCCGGAGAAAGAGTATCCCCGGTTCCTGGCCGCGCTCTCGTTCCTGCCGGTCCTCCCGCCCGAGGAAGCGGTTGAACTGCTTCGTCGTCGAATCACTCTGCTGGACAAGAGAATCGTGGATGCTTGA